The Aliivibrio fischeri genome contains a region encoding:
- a CDS encoding response regulator transcription factor — protein MSRILVVDDDIELCNLLQEVLQDEGYDVDCVHCGESALEFIQTHSIDLVLLDVMLPKLDGYQVARRICQRFATPILMLTALGDEASMLDGLQAGADHFIAKPFNVPELLARITAILRRVGLERQRQSYVGATEDLAEQFLRLPLTETESELLQYLIKNTDVVVSKADLQTNILKKELCPFDRNLDMHISNIRRKLLQSGLSKQHIKTVRGRGYSFIKVVNG, from the coding sequence GTGTCCCGTATTTTAGTTGTTGATGACGACATTGAGCTATGCAATTTGTTGCAAGAAGTATTACAAGATGAAGGCTATGATGTCGATTGCGTACATTGTGGCGAAAGTGCTCTGGAATTTATTCAAACGCACTCTATAGATCTCGTTTTGCTTGATGTAATGTTACCAAAGCTAGATGGTTACCAAGTGGCTCGACGTATATGTCAGCGTTTTGCTACTCCTATCCTTATGCTTACGGCCTTAGGCGATGAAGCGTCTATGCTTGATGGATTGCAAGCGGGGGCGGATCATTTCATTGCAAAACCTTTTAATGTGCCAGAACTACTTGCAAGGATCACTGCGATTTTACGTCGTGTAGGGCTTGAACGTCAGCGTCAAAGCTATGTAGGTGCAACGGAAGATTTAGCTGAACAATTTTTACGTCTACCTTTAACTGAAACGGAATCAGAATTACTGCAATACTTAATTAAAAATACGGACGTTGTTGTATCTAAAGCCGATTTACAAACCAATATTTTGAAAAAAGAGTTATGTCCATTTGACCGTAATTTGGATATGCATATTAGTAATATCCGCCGTAAATTATTGCAATCAGGCTTATCAAAGCAGCATATTAAAACGGTTCGTGGGCGTGGTTATAGTTTTATTAAAGTGGTTAATGGATAG
- a CDS encoding histidine kinase sensor domain-containing protein has protein sequence MTLLRWFESCPSFICKYKNGLAFRLFSAFAVSLFLIISLQSLAEIALMKSMLRIPSSIQTKMLDLAEQANILIEEGDMDELADWASAQEYYLFVLDQNNRPITHRDMHPHFEFKLKFLRPLNTQLDNEVNQPIIGIPLENGLTIVIQMPYQYHPANNFPLYFGIIKLVISVLILGLFSWVIARYLQRPLDKLREVSHKLAQGDFDVKVSDEIGNSVREFSELAHDFDNMTHEIHSLAEKQQRLIRDVSHELRTPLARHNLALHLLKKKVDPDYIHLVKRLENESNEMNDLVGEILEFSRLENSRYNTKLEPVLLESCISAQVIQSRMDLRPTQCLDFICSKEAPVVHAEPRLVTRVVKNLITNAIKYAGDNAYIQVVITEYRSREKNHVAIIVEDNGPGIPEDQLLNIFSPFTRLESARDKQSGGYGLGLAIVKESMFVMKGSVVADNRKEGGLRVMLLFPV, from the coding sequence ATGACGTTGCTTCGATGGTTTGAGTCGTGTCCCTCTTTTATTTGCAAATATAAAAATGGCCTAGCATTTCGTTTATTTAGTGCTTTTGCTGTGAGTTTATTTTTAATTATCTCTTTGCAGAGCTTGGCCGAAATTGCGTTGATGAAATCTATGCTCCGTATTCCTAGCTCTATTCAGACTAAGATGTTGGATTTGGCCGAGCAGGCAAATATCTTGATCGAAGAAGGGGATATGGATGAGTTAGCGGATTGGGCGAGTGCACAAGAGTACTATTTATTTGTTTTGGACCAAAATAACCGCCCAATTACACACCGCGATATGCATCCTCATTTTGAGTTTAAACTGAAATTTTTACGCCCTTTAAATACGCAATTGGATAATGAAGTTAATCAACCCATTATTGGTATTCCATTAGAAAACGGGTTAACTATTGTGATTCAAATGCCGTATCAATATCACCCAGCTAATAATTTTCCTCTTTATTTTGGGATTATTAAGTTAGTTATTTCTGTATTGATATTAGGGTTATTCTCTTGGGTTATTGCACGATATTTACAGCGACCTTTAGATAAGTTGAGAGAGGTTAGTCATAAGCTTGCTCAAGGTGATTTTGATGTAAAGGTGAGTGACGAAATTGGAAATTCGGTTCGAGAGTTCAGTGAATTAGCTCATGATTTTGATAACATGACGCATGAAATTCACTCGCTAGCAGAAAAGCAACAGCGACTTATTCGTGATGTTTCGCATGAGTTAAGAACCCCATTAGCTCGGCATAATCTTGCGCTTCATTTATTAAAAAAGAAGGTCGATCCTGATTATATTCACTTAGTTAAGCGTTTGGAAAATGAATCTAATGAGATGAATGATTTAGTTGGAGAAATCTTAGAATTTAGTCGATTAGAGAATTCTCGCTATAACACTAAGTTAGAGCCTGTATTACTTGAAAGCTGTATCTCCGCACAAGTGATTCAAAGCCGCATGGATTTAAGACCGACACAATGTTTGGATTTTATCTGCTCTAAAGAAGCTCCAGTTGTTCATGCTGAACCTCGCTTAGTAACTCGAGTGGTTAAAAACTTAATCACCAATGCGATTAAGTACGCTGGCGATAATGCATATATTCAAGTGGTTATCACAGAGTATCGAAGCCGTGAGAAAAACCATGTGGCAATTATTGTTGAAGATAATGGTCCGGGCATACCAGAAGATCAGCTCTTAAATATATTCTCACCCTTTACACGTTTAGAGTCGGCAAGAGATAAGCAATCAGGCGGTTATGGACTCGGTTTGGCTATTGTAAAAGAATCGATGTTTGTTATGAAAGGAAGTGTTGTTGCTGATAATCGTAAAGAAGGTGGATTAAGAGTGATGTTGTTGTTTCCAGTTTAA
- a CDS encoding FliG C-terminal domain-containing protein gives MKSCIRFVCISFLFITSIVFAQTSLQLDQMSFTAELEQRLNSDIERIAGKNIHVLSIQAEFIREKVDASTSKPSVVKQQPEVKNVIIDDAPELPGLAGMSAFNNNTVAKVSTPSEEVEPQEDALDNEQAPKTEKMIRSLSTTLLLDNSVDKDTELLIRNLLLEKLEYNPMRGDRLEIIRMDMAPVSEITGSSIAHYWWVLVLLLLLLVIGYLLARNRKVSTKEVGVNEVSSLPPMPEQLLDTKKGELKACRQQLVKYSLSEPQKVDAVLRRLSLNEQNIPMFASCYQELGRSLFTSMFPALNEHIPAYLKYLETNPADYDRLVRDLTDLQYLLVDSVSSEQFEHRSRPFSFLDKLSINQIRWVLDDEPLRIKALVLSQLPSESSAKFLSTFTAEEQALIAIEIVQFDSMPMATFGEIASSLAAKAQSVPDFETVRTDGNQMLMSLLDGMNLRQQNDLLDQLRVSSPEAYLNLRKVYYIFDDVLRTPTVILSNILRSMNPEIVALALINLDDEQVAVILSGFPERMIEMIKAEMVRCKDASHDEQNSAKQQVVMLMRQAIGNKQFTMNDLESVA, from the coding sequence ATGAAATCGTGTATTCGTTTTGTATGCATTAGCTTTTTATTTATTACCTCAATTGTATTCGCGCAAACGTCGTTGCAGTTGGACCAAATGTCTTTTACTGCGGAATTAGAGCAACGACTTAATAGCGATATTGAACGAATTGCAGGTAAGAATATACATGTGCTTTCTATTCAGGCTGAGTTTATTCGTGAGAAGGTTGATGCTTCAACATCTAAGCCGTCAGTTGTTAAGCAACAGCCAGAAGTAAAAAACGTTATTATTGATGATGCTCCTGAGCTTCCAGGCTTAGCAGGTATGTCTGCTTTCAATAATAATACTGTTGCAAAAGTGTCGACACCAAGTGAGGAAGTCGAGCCGCAAGAAGATGCGTTAGATAATGAACAAGCACCTAAAACGGAGAAAATGATCCGTTCTTTATCAACTACATTGTTATTAGATAATAGTGTGGATAAAGATACAGAGTTGCTTATTCGCAATCTGTTACTTGAGAAGTTGGAATACAACCCAATGAGAGGGGATCGTCTTGAGATTATTCGGATGGATATGGCTCCTGTATCAGAAATTACGGGATCATCTATCGCACACTATTGGTGGGTGTTGGTTTTATTATTACTATTATTAGTTATTGGTTACTTACTTGCACGTAATCGTAAAGTATCTACAAAAGAAGTGGGTGTTAATGAAGTAAGTTCATTGCCTCCAATGCCTGAGCAATTGTTAGATACGAAAAAAGGCGAACTGAAAGCGTGTCGACAACAATTGGTTAAGTACAGTTTGAGTGAACCTCAAAAAGTAGATGCGGTACTTCGTCGTTTAAGTTTGAATGAACAAAATATCCCTATGTTCGCTTCTTGTTATCAGGAACTAGGGCGTTCGTTATTTACTTCAATGTTTCCTGCGTTAAATGAACATATTCCAGCGTATTTGAAGTATTTAGAAACGAACCCTGCTGATTATGATCGCTTGGTAAGAGATCTAACGGATTTACAATATTTATTAGTTGATTCGGTTTCTTCTGAGCAATTTGAACATCGCAGTCGACCATTTTCGTTTTTAGATAAATTGAGTATTAATCAAATTCGTTGGGTATTAGATGATGAGCCATTGCGCATTAAAGCATTAGTCTTAAGCCAATTACCATCAGAAAGCTCAGCTAAGTTCTTATCAACGTTTACGGCTGAAGAACAAGCATTAATAGCAATAGAGATAGTTCAGTTTGATTCCATGCCAATGGCGACATTTGGTGAGATTGCCTCATCACTTGCTGCTAAAGCTCAGTCGGTGCCTGATTTTGAAACCGTAAGAACCGACGGTAATCAAATGTTGATGTCATTACTTGATGGAATGAATTTACGTCAGCAAAACGATTTGTTAGATCAGCTAAGAGTGTCTTCACCAGAAGCGTACTTAAATCTGCGTAAGGTGTACTACATTTTTGATGATGTGCTTAGAACGCCAACGGTCATTTTAAGCAACATATTACGCAGTATGAATCCTGAAATTGTAGCATTAGCGTTGATTAATTTAGATGATGAACAAGTCGCAGTCATTCTTTCAGGGTTTCCTGAACGTATGATTGAAATGATCAAAGCTGAAATGGTACGTTGTAAAGATGCGTCGCATGATGAGCAAAACTCAGCAAAACAGCAAGTTGTGATGTTAATGCGCCAAGCTATTGGAAATAAACAATTTACAATGAATGATTTGGAGTCTGTAGCATGA
- a CDS encoding MotA/TolQ/ExbB proton channel family protein codes for MISFSTITGLLMAFGVLIGAVTMSTDKYMLFVSLSSFLIVLGGTLTAALISYSYPLILSSFKGVLVNLLDEKNVTKFKHASIKRTVEWNQIFRSSGMSGLENSLNDNEKNDPFIRLGVELIGTGYKGEELKKLLDESNHSQYKQEMTQAEVLNSMGTYAPGFGMIGTLIGLIIMLDNLNGDMAALGNGLAVALLTTLYGILLAQVFFKPAAIRISRRVNTNFDNREMQINAFVLMTEKRPDLYLQDSMNVHLPFKKRLAS; via the coding sequence ATGATCTCATTCAGTACTATTACCGGCTTATTGATGGCATTTGGTGTATTAATTGGTGCAGTAACAATGAGTACCGATAAATACATGTTATTTGTGAGTTTATCGAGTTTTCTTATTGTGCTTGGTGGAACATTAACTGCGGCGTTAATCAGTTATTCATACCCACTTATTTTGTCTTCGTTTAAAGGGGTACTTGTTAACTTGCTTGACGAGAAAAACGTGACGAAATTTAAGCACGCATCAATCAAAAGAACAGTTGAATGGAATCAGATCTTTCGATCAAGCGGCATGTCGGGTTTAGAAAATTCGTTAAATGATAATGAAAAAAATGACCCATTTATCCGTTTAGGAGTAGAACTTATCGGAACTGGTTATAAAGGTGAAGAGCTTAAAAAATTACTAGATGAAAGTAATCATAGTCAATATAAGCAAGAAATGACGCAAGCTGAGGTTTTAAACTCAATGGGTACTTATGCACCTGGTTTTGGCATGATTGGTACATTGATTGGTTTGATCATTATGCTTGATAATTTAAATGGTGATATGGCTGCTTTAGGTAATGGTTTAGCTGTTGCTTTATTGACGACTCTCTATGGTATTTTATTAGCTCAAGTGTTTTTCAAACCCGCAGCAATTCGTATTAGTCGCCGAGTAAATACCAATTTTGATAATCGTGAAATGCAAATTAATGCGTTTGTATTAATGACAGAAAAACGTCCTGATTTGTACTTACAAGATTCAATGAATGTACATTTGCCGTTTAAGAAAAGGTTAGCGTCTTAA